CGCGTAACCGGCCGCGCGATCGAGGCCGTTCGCGAGCCGGCTCGAAGCGCTCACGAGCCCGAAGCCGCGTCGTCCGGCGCCGAGCGCCTCGGCGCGTGACCGGCGCCCGCAGCCGGCGCACGCTCGCGCATGAGGCGTCCGAGCGTGGTTCGATCCGCGGGCGCGAGCGGCGCGTGCTCGAGCAGGTCGGGTCGGCGCTCGAGCGTGCGGCGCAGGCTCTCCTCGCGGCGCGCCTTCGCGATGTTGCCATGATGCCCGGACAGCAGCACCTCGGGCACCTTCCAACCTCGGTACTCGGCCGGGCGCGTGTAGTAGCCGCAGTCGAGGAGCCCGGAATGGAACGAGTCGGTCTCGACGCTGTCGAACGCGCCGACCACTCCGGGGAGCAACCGCGCGATCGCATCGACCACGCACAGCGCCGCGGGCTCGCCGCCCGACAGCACGAAGTCCCCGATCGAGATCTCCTCGTCGATCAGGTGCTCGCTCACGCGCTCATCGATCGCCTTGTAGCGCCCGCTCAGCAGCACCAGGTGTTCGAGCCCCGCGAACTCGATCGCCTGCGCCTGGGTGAAGCGCGTGCCCTGAGGTGAGAACATCGCCACGCGGGTGCCGGCCGGACGGGCGCCGCGCTCGCCGATCGGGAGCGCGGCGAGCGCCCGGTCGATCGGCTCGACCTTCATGATCATTCCCGCACCGCCCCCGAACGGATAGTCGTCGGTCGAGCGGTGCGAGTCCTCGGTGAAGTCGCGCAGATTGACGACGTTCACTTCGAGATGCCGCTTCTCGAGCGCCACGCGGATCATGCCGTCCGCGAACGCGGCCGCGAAATAATCGGGGAAGATGGTGAGCAGCGTGATCTTCATGGCGTCCTTGCAGGCCGATGGATTCCCGGCCCCGGGTCAGATCTCGAGCAGCCCCTCGGGCAGCGCGACCACGATGCGCCTGGCGTCGAGATCCACGCGGCGAACGAACGCCTCGACCGCCGGGATCAGCGCCTCGGCGCCGTTCTCGCGACTCACTCGATACAGCGGGTGCGCGGCAGTCTGCACCACGTCGAGCAACGTGCCGATGCGGGCGCCCGCTTCGTCGACGATCTCGCAGCCGACCAGATGGTACTCGTATGCGGTATCGGGCCCCGGATCGGGCAGTCGCGCGGGATCGACCCACAGCTCCCCGAGCGTCAGCGCCGAGGCTTTCTCACGGCTGCCGATCCCTTCAAAGGTCAGCAGCATGCGATCGTGCGCCGCACGCGCGTCCCGCAGCTTGAGCTCGCGGGTCGCGCCACGATTGCTGCGCCACGTGAAAGTCTCGATCGCCCGCAGCTCATCGGGCGTGAACTTCATGGTCTGCAGGATGATCTCGCCGTTCAGACCGTGCGGCCGACCCAGGCGGCCGACGCGAACCGGTCCAGGCTCGGGCATCGGGCGGCTCAGTCGGCGATCTCCAGGTTGGCGTCGCGATCGATACGCGCCGCTGCCGCGTCGAGCGCCAACCGCAGTGCGCGCACCGTGCGCCCCTGCTTGCCGATCACGTGCGGTCGATCGCTGTCGCTGCAGTGGAGTTCGAACTGAGTCTCCTGCCCGGCTTCGAGAATCTCGACCCGGACATCGTCGGGATGATCGACCAGCCCGCGCGTCATGTGCACCACCAGCTCGCGCAGCTTCTCGTCCTGCTCGTCGGGCTCGCGGTTTACGCGCGGCTTGGGTGCGCCGATGACGGTGCGCTCGGAACGGGCGACTGGCTCGGCACGGATGATAGTCGCAGCCCCGTCAACAGGAAGATCACCAACCACGCGCCCGACAGGAGGAGCGTTGCCGGAGCCTGGTTGAGCCGCTGAGCCACGAGTGCGCTTGCGCAGAGTGCGGCCCCAACGAGCCACAGGAGCATCACGGTTCGAATCGGACATTTGAGAAGCCTCGCGAGGCGATGGTTGCTGTGATCTTTACCGCCCTGCTGCACGGGACGTCCCTCGCGCACGCGGTTGATCACGACGAAGATCAGGTCGAAGGCCGGGTAGAGCAGCATGATCAAGGGTCCCATGCGCCCCCAGCCCGGCGGCAAGCCCGCTACCGCGAGCATCGCGGAAGCGCCGAGACTATAGCCGAGAAGCAGGCTCCCCGCGTCCCCGAGGAAGGTGCGAGCCCGCGGGAAGTTGAAGGGCAGGAACCCCGCACAGGCGCCGGCCAGTGCGAACTGGGCGGCGGCGAGGCCCGGCGCTCCGCGCTGCAGCGAACCCCACGCAAACCCGAGCATCAGCACGGCCGTGAGGCCGGCGATCATCCCGTTCATGTTGTCGAGGAAATTGACTGCGTTCATGAGCGCGACGACCAGGAATACCGTGACCACCGCCTCGGTCGGCCCAGGCCAGCCGAGGTCCGGCACCACGCCGGCCAGGATCAAGCACGAGGCCGCGAGCACCTGACCGAGCAGCTTGAGCCTCACTCCCATGCCGAATCGGTCGTCCCATAATCCCCACACCAGCGCGATCGCAGCACCCGACACCAGCGCCAGCACCTCGTCGTGCGATTGTGACGCTGCGAGCCCGAGCCTTGCGATCGCGATCCACCACGCCGCCAACGCGCTTGCAAACACGACCACACCGCCGAGCAGTGCGGTCGCCGCGGTGTGGAGCTTGCGAGCTTCGGGATGGTCGAGGAATCCTATCGCCCACGCGAGGCGAACGGAGAGCGGTGTGAAGGCGAGCGCCAGCACGCACGCCATCACGAACGCGATCAGGGGCATGGGTTGGACTCGCCTACGACGCGAGGGGGGGGGGGAATTCAGTCGCGAGCGACGCCCGCCGGCAACGGCAGAGAGAGCCGCTCGCAGAGGTCGCGAATCGTCATGTCCAGCAGGCGGTCGAGCGAGATCTCGGCGCGATAACCGACCGCCGCGCCGATCTTCCGCAGATCCGGCACGCGGCGACGCATGTCCTCGAACGAACGGCCGTACACTGCCTCGTATTCCACGAACTCGATCGCCGACTCGCTCCCGCACTTGGAGCGGATGCGCTCGGCGAGCCCCAGCACCGTGACTTCCTCGTCGGTGCCGATGTTGTAGATCTCGCCGTGCGACTCGGGTCGCTCGACCAGCAGCAGCACGCCGCGCACCACGTCGAACACCGCCGAGAAACAGCGCGACTGCTGGCCGTCGCCGTACACCAGAATCGGCCGACCACTCAGGGCACGCTCCACCATGTTCGGGATCACCATGCCGTAGGCACCGGTCTGGCGCGGCCCGCAGGTATTGAAGCAGCGCACCACCGTGACCGGCAGTTGCTTCTGCTGCCAGTACGCCTGCGCCAGGCATTCGTCGACGGTCTTGCCGACTGCGTAGGACCAGCGCAGCTTATGCGTCGGCCCGAGCACTCGATCGTCGTCCTCGGAGAACGGAACCGACATGCCCTTGCCGTACACCTCGCTGCTCGAGAACAGAATGATCCGGCGCTGATGTTCCGTACAGGCCTCGAGCACCACCTCGGATCCGCGAATGTTCGTGATCAACGAGCGCAGTGGATTCTCGAGCACATACTTGACGCCGACCGCCGCCGCGAGGTGGTAGACGCGATCGCTCTGCGCCACCAGACCCTTCACCAGCGAGACGTCGGTGACGTCACCTTCGAGGAAACGGAAGTTCGAATGGCGTTCGAAGCTGCGCAGATTCTCGACCCGACCGGTCGAGAGATCGTCGAGCGCCCAGACTTCGTGTCCGCGCTCGAGCAGTGCCTCGCAGAGATGGGAGCCGATGAAGCCGGCGCCACCCGTGACCAGTGACCTCATGCGAATCCCTCGTTCCGTGAGTGGATGTGATCGCACGACGGCAAGAGGCATCCTCCTGGGAGCAGGGATGAGGAGAGCAGGACCGGCGGCACGGATGCCGACCGGAAAAGGTAGTAACTGGAAGGGGTTCCGTCAATGGGAACCCTCCGTGACTAGCCTCCGCCGCGGAATGTACGGCAGATCGTCGTGCGTCTTGCGGCGCTAGTTGCGAACCGCATCAACGGCGATGAGCAGCGTGGCGACCTGAGCCGCCACCATCAGAAAGGTCTGGAACTGTTGCCAGGCCGAAACGTCGGGTCGCTCCGGCACCCAGATGATGTCGCCCGGATCGAGCGCGGAGACGTTCTTCGCGAGCAGCGTCTGACCGGTGACCGATCGCGTCACGCGCACCCGGCTTCGCCAGGCTCGGTCCGTGAATCCGCCCGCCTCGCTCACGTAGTCCTCGGCGCGACGGCCGCGACTGAACTCGACGATTCCCGGGCGCCTCACTTCACCATCGACGCGGATCGACGAGACGAGGCGCTCGACGCGCACCACGTCGCCGTCACGGAGCAGCAGGTCCAGCTGAGTCCGATTGCTCTGCAACCGCGCCCAGTCGACCCGGAACTCCTCTTTGAGGCTGGCGAGTCGGGTGCGCAGGACTTCGTACTCGGTGTTGGTGAGGTCGTTTCTCGACAGCCTCAGCAGGCGATCCAGCTCGGGGTCGGGAGCACCCGTTCCGGTATTGCGCCGCTGCACTCGAATCGCCGACAGATTCGCGACCGGAAGGAACCCGCCGGCGGCCGCCACCAGATCGCTCAACCGATGCCGACCTTCCACGATCGGATAGACGCCCGGGCGCGCGACCTCCCCGACGACTTCGATCTGGTGTTGAAGGTGATACTGGGGAATGTAATAGACGAACAGGCGGTCTCCCTCCTGCAGCGGAGGGTTCTGCCGATTCGAGTACACGTCGTCGAGGCCGAACCACAGCGATTCGGGCTGGAACGGTTTCGAGAAACGGATCAGCAGCGCGCGCTCCGCATCGGCCGCCGGGAGCGGGTCACCCGCAAGTTTGAAGAGCGTCAGCAGACTGTCGATCGCTCCGAGCTCGATGCGTCCGGGCCGCGCGAACGCGCCTGCCGCGTAGACGAAGTCGGTTGCGACGGGCACCTGCAGGATGTCGCCGTCACGCAGATACGGGTTCCGCGTATTGAGCCCGAGTCGATTGAACAGCTCGAGATCGGCCTCTTCGCGCGTGCCATCGCGATGACGCACTTCGATGCGGCGGCGCGAGCCGTCGTCGGCCAGCTGGCCCGCGGTCAGCACGTCGGCGACGCGACTGGTGGCGAGAGTCACCAGCGGGCCCGGAACCCGCACCCGGCCGGAGAGATAGACGCGAAAGCTGCGCGGCTGGACGAGTCGGAGGTCCATCTGCACGTCTCGGAACTCGCGGCGCATGCGGCGAAAGACGTCCTCGCGTACGT
Above is a window of Candidatus Eisenbacteria bacterium DNA encoding:
- a CDS encoding KH domain-containing protein, which encodes MTRGLVDHPDDVRVEILEAGQETQFELHCSDSDRPHVIGKQGRTVRALRLALDAAAARIDRDANLEIAD
- a CDS encoding NAD-dependent epimerase/dehydratase family protein — encoded protein: MRSLVTGGAGFIGSHLCEALLERGHEVWALDDLSTGRVENLRSFERHSNFRFLEGDVTDVSLVKGLVAQSDRVYHLAAAVGVKYVLENPLRSLITNIRGSEVVLEACTEHQRRIILFSSSEVYGKGMSVPFSEDDDRVLGPTHKLRWSYAVGKTVDECLAQAYWQQKQLPVTVVRCFNTCGPRQTGAYGMVIPNMVERALSGRPILVYGDGQQSRCFSAVFDVVRGVLLLVERPESHGEIYNIGTDEEVTVLGLAERIRSKCGSESAIEFVEYEAVYGRSFEDMRRRVPDLRKIGAAVGYRAEISLDRLLDMTIRDLCERLSLPLPAGVARD
- a CDS encoding undecaprenyl/decaprenyl-phosphate alpha-N-acetylglucosaminyl 1-phosphate transferase, translated to MPLIAFVMACVLALAFTPLSVRLAWAIGFLDHPEARKLHTAATALLGGVVVFASALAAWWIAIARLGLAASQSHDEVLALVSGAAIALVWGLWDDRFGMGVRLKLLGQVLAASCLILAGVVPDLGWPGPTEAVVTVFLVVALMNAVNFLDNMNGMIAGLTAVLMLGFAWGSLQRGAPGLAAAQFALAGACAGFLPFNFPRARTFLGDAGSLLLGYSLGASAMLAVAGLPPGWGRMGPLIMLLYPAFDLIFVVINRVREGRPVQQGGKDHSNHRLARLLKCPIRTVMLLWLVGAALCASALVAQRLNQAPATLLLSGAWLVIFLLTGLRLSSVPSQSPVPSAPSSAHPSRA
- the rimM gene encoding 16S rRNA processing protein RimM, producing the protein MPEPGPVRVGRLGRPHGLNGEIILQTMKFTPDELRAIETFTWRSNRGATRELKLRDARAAHDRMLLTFEGIGSREKASALTLGELWVDPARLPDPGPDTAYEYHLVGCEIVDEAGARIGTLLDVVQTAAHPLYRVSRENGAEALIPAVEAFVRRVDLDARRIVVALPEGLLEI
- the trmD gene encoding tRNA (guanosine(37)-N1)-methyltransferase TrmD, which produces MKITLLTIFPDYFAAAFADGMIRVALEKRHLEVNVVNLRDFTEDSHRSTDDYPFGGGAGMIMKVEPIDRALAALPIGERGARPAGTRVAMFSPQGTRFTQAQAIEFAGLEHLVLLSGRYKAIDERVSEHLIDEEISIGDFVLSGGEPAALCVVDAIARLLPGVVGAFDSVETDSFHSGLLDCGYYTRPAEYRGWKVPEVLLSGHHGNIAKARREESLRRTLERRPDLLEHAPLAPADRTTLGRLMRERAPAAGAGHAPRRSAPDDAASGS